The following are encoded together in the Diachasmimorpha longicaudata isolate KC_UGA_2023 chromosome 3, iyDiaLong2, whole genome shotgun sequence genome:
- the LOC135160667 gene encoding AP-1 complex subunit gamma-1 isoform X6 yields MNASEHGFNPAFNMASIRQALNEAVERVRMPAPTRLRDLIRQIRAARTAAEERTVVNKECAYIRSTFREEDSVWRCRNIAKLLYIHMLGYPAHFGQLECLKLIASPRFTDKRIGYLGAMLLLDERQDVHLLITNCLKQDLNNSTQFIIGIALCTLGAIASPEMARDLASEVERLMKSPNAYIRKKAALCAFRIIRRVPELMEMFLPATRSLLSEKNHGVLITGVTLITEMCENSVDTLNHFKKIVPNLVRILKNLILAGYSPEHDVSGVSDPFLQVKILRLLRILGRNDVDASEAMNDILAQVATNTETSKNVGNTILYETVLSIMDIKSESGLRVLAVNILGRFLLNNDKNIRYVALNTLLKTVYVDTSAVQRHRSTILECLKDPDVSIRRRAMELSFALVNSNNIRNMIKELLLFLEKADPEFKAQCSSNIVMSAERYSPNKRWHLETLFKVLVAAGNYVRDDVVACTIQLISETQPQQGYAVNALWHALERDTFDKQPLAQVATWCIGEYGDLLLYSPPPEDVEAPVNLTEDDVIDVYQRLLWSPQNTVVTKQYTLLSLTKLSTRFQRGNDRTPRFYRKIRQIIDTFGSNLHIELQQRGIEFSQLFRKYDHLRPALLERMPPMETARPQANGIIGLVNGEQDIEEDKPVETATTPASDSSALLDLLGSSELSVPALVTSPGAVNNSTAGNNDLLDLLGGLDLSPPAGTTGNGIEEVVSPLGVMGGNEGIFSPTSTGNFLVDGLLTAPIQNEVPSVSVLDKAGLKINFKMERPLDTPDLLVINMTAGNSTGIPLTDFRFEAAVPRTFQLQMLPPSSTVISPSGQVTQVLKVSNMNSGNLRMRLRISYTGDSGPVLEQTEVNNFPTIGSQ; encoded by the exons ATGAATGCCTCCGAACACgg GTTTAACCCAGCCTTTAACATGGCCTCAATAAGGCAGGCATTGAATGAGGCTGTTGAAAGAG TGAGAATGCCAGCACCAACAAGGCTCAGGGATCTGATAAGGCAGATAAGGGCAGCTAGAACTGCTGCTGAAGAACGTACGGTTGTGAATAAAGAGTGTGCGTACATCAGATCGACATTTAGGGAGGAGGACAGCGTCTGGAGATGCCGAAATATTGCGAAATTACTGTATATTCATATGCTGGG tTATCCAGCACATTTTGGTCAACTGGAGTGTTTGAAACTCATAGCCTCACCCAGATTTACTGACAAACGTATAGGATATCTGGGGGCAATGTTATTGCTCGATGAGAGACAGGATGTTCATTTGTTAATCACCAATTGCCTGAAACA AGACTTGAATAATTCAACTCAATTTATAATTGGCATAGCTCTATGTACCCTGGGTGCAATAGCATCACCAGAAATGGCTCGTGATTTAGCATCTGAAGTCGAGAGACTCATGAAATCACCAAATGCATATATTCGTAAAAAGGCAGCATTGTGTGCATTTAGAATAATACGTCGTGTACCAGAACTCATGGAAATGTTTCTACCAGCAACTAGGAGCCTACTCTCTGAGAAAAATCATGGAGTCCTCATTACCGGTGTTACGTTAATTACGGAAATGTGTGAAAATAGTGTGGACACTCTCAATCATTTTAAGAAG ATTGTTCCGAATTTGGTGAGAATCCTGAAGAACTTGATACTCGCTGGATATTCCCCTGAACACGACGTCTCTGGCGTCTCTGATCCATTTCTGCAAGTGAAGATCCTTCGTCTGCTGAGAATTCTGGGGAGAAACGATGTCGATGCTTCTGAAGCAATGAACGACATTCTTGCCCAAGTGGCCACCAACACTGAGACAAGTAAAAACGTTGGAAACACTATTCTTTACGAGACTGTTCTATCCATCATGGACATCAAGAGTGAAAGTGGCCTCAGGGTTCTAGCTGTCAATATTCTTGGACGATTTTTGCTTAataacgataaaaatattcgttATGTTGCTCTCAATACACTTTTGAAAACTGTTTACGTAGATACTTCAGCTGTTCAGAGACATAGATCAACAATTTTG gAATGTTTGAAAGATCCAGATGTATCGATAAGAAGACGTGCGATGGAGTTGAGCTTCGCACTCGTAAATTCTAACAATATCCGAAACATGATTAAAGAACTTCTGCTGTTCCTGGAGAAAGCAGATCCAGAATTCAAAGCTCAGTGTAGTAGTAACATTGTAATGTCTGCTGAGAGATATTCGCCGAACAAACGCTGGCACCTGGAGACGCTTTTCAAAGTCCTCGTAGCT GCTGGAAATTACGTTCGTGACGACGTGGTAGCTTGCACCATCCAATTGATTTCTGAGACCCAGCCTCAACAGGGTTATGCAGTCAATGCACTATGGCATGCACTTGAACGAGACACATTCGATAAACAACCGTTGGCTCAGGTTGCCACGTGGTGCATCGGGGAGTACGGGGATCTTTTATTATATAGTCCACCTCCAGAGGATGTGGAGGCTCCAGTTAAT TTGACAGAGGACGATGTGATAGATGTGTATCAAAGGCTCCTCTGGAGTCCTCAGAACACCGTGGTCACCAAGCAGTACACTCTGCTATCTCTGACGAAACTCAGCACAAGATTCCAACGAGGAAATGA TAGGACGCCTCGATTTTACAGGAAAATACGCCAGATAATAGATACATTCGGTAGTAATCTGCACATTGAGCTGCAGCAGCGAGGAATCGAGTTCTCTCAATTATTCAGGAAATACGATCACTTGAGGCCAGCACTGCTGGAAAGAATGCCCCCAATGGAGACAGCTAGACCCCAGGCGAATGGTATAATTGGACTTGTGAATGGAGAACAAGACATCGAGGAGGACAAACCTGTCGAGACAGCTACCACTCCTGCTAGTGACTCCAGTGCACTTCTGGATCTTCTTGGATCGTCGGAATTGTCTGTACCAGCTTTGGTAACGTCTCCCGGGGCTGTGAATAATTCAACCGCTGGAAATAATGACCTCCTGGACTTGCTTGGGGGCCTGGATCTCTCGCCGCCTGCTGGGACCACGGGAAATGGAATTGAAGAGGTGGTAAGTCCTCTGGGAGTCATGGGAGGCAATGAAGGAATTTTTAGCCCAACTTCCACCGGCAATTTCTTGGTTGATGGATTACTTACTGCTCCTATTCAAAATG AAGTGCCAAGTGTATCAGTTTTGGATAAAGCTGGACTGAAAATCAACTTCAAAATGGAACGACCACTGGATACACCTGATCTTCTCGTTATCAACATGACTGCAGGCAATTCAACAGGAATTCCACTTACTGATTTTCGATTTGAAGCTGCAGTCCCTCGA ACATTCCAATTGCAAATGCTGCCACCCTCGAGCACTGTCATCTCACCCTCTGGACAAGTCACTCAAGTCCTAAAGGTCTCAAATATGAATTCG ggAAATCTACGAATGCGTCTTCGCATTTCGTACACCGGTGATTCGGGCCCAGTTCTCGAGCAGACGGAGGTTAACAACTTCCCAACCATTGGATCCCAGTGA
- the LOC135160667 gene encoding AP-1 complex subunit gamma-1 isoform X4 — MWTYWDTDDWSVLPPQLNRRFNPAFNMASIRQALNEAVERVSTVRMPAPTRLRDLIRQIRAARTAAEERTVVNKECAYIRSTFREEDSVWRCRNIAKLLYIHMLGYPAHFGQLECLKLIASPRFTDKRIGYLGAMLLLDERQDVHLLITNCLKQDLNNSTQFIIGIALCTLGAIASPEMARDLASEVERLMKSPNAYIRKKAALCAFRIIRRVPELMEMFLPATRSLLSEKNHGVLITGVTLITEMCENSVDTLNHFKKIVPNLVRILKNLILAGYSPEHDVSGVSDPFLQVKILRLLRILGRNDVDASEAMNDILAQVATNTETSKNVGNTILYETVLSIMDIKSESGLRVLAVNILGRFLLNNDKNIRYVALNTLLKTVYVDTSAVQRHRSTILECLKDPDVSIRRRAMELSFALVNSNNIRNMIKELLLFLEKADPEFKAQCSSNIVMSAERYSPNKRWHLETLFKVLVAAGNYVRDDVVACTIQLISETQPQQGYAVNALWHALERDTFDKQPLAQVATWCIGEYGDLLLYSPPPEDVEAPVNLTEDDVIDVYQRLLWSPQNTVVTKQYTLLSLTKLSTRFQRGNEKIRQIIDTFGSNLHIELQQRGIEFSQLFRKYDHLRPALLERMPPMETARPQANGIIGLVNGEQDIEEDKPVETATTPASDSSALLDLLGSSELSVPALVTSPGAVNNSTAGNNDLLDLLGGLDLSPPAGTTGNGIEEVVSPLGVMGGNEGIFSPTSTGNFLVDGLLTAPIQNEVPSVSVLDKAGLKINFKMERPLDTPDLLVINMTAGNSTGIPLTDFRFEAAVPRTFQLQMLPPSSTVISPSGQVTQVLKVSNMNSGNLRMRLRISYTGDSGPVLEQTEVNNFPTIGSQ, encoded by the exons ATGTGGACGTATTGGGATACCGACGACTGGAGTGTGTTGCCACCACAGCTCAATCGAAG GTTTAACCCAGCCTTTAACATGGCCTCAATAAGGCAGGCATTGAATGAGGCTGTTGAAAGAG TATCAACAGTGAGAATGCCAGCACCAACAAGGCTCAGGGATCTGATAAGGCAGATAAGGGCAGCTAGAACTGCTGCTGAAGAACGTACGGTTGTGAATAAAGAGTGTGCGTACATCAGATCGACATTTAGGGAGGAGGACAGCGTCTGGAGATGCCGAAATATTGCGAAATTACTGTATATTCATATGCTGGG tTATCCAGCACATTTTGGTCAACTGGAGTGTTTGAAACTCATAGCCTCACCCAGATTTACTGACAAACGTATAGGATATCTGGGGGCAATGTTATTGCTCGATGAGAGACAGGATGTTCATTTGTTAATCACCAATTGCCTGAAACA AGACTTGAATAATTCAACTCAATTTATAATTGGCATAGCTCTATGTACCCTGGGTGCAATAGCATCACCAGAAATGGCTCGTGATTTAGCATCTGAAGTCGAGAGACTCATGAAATCACCAAATGCATATATTCGTAAAAAGGCAGCATTGTGTGCATTTAGAATAATACGTCGTGTACCAGAACTCATGGAAATGTTTCTACCAGCAACTAGGAGCCTACTCTCTGAGAAAAATCATGGAGTCCTCATTACCGGTGTTACGTTAATTACGGAAATGTGTGAAAATAGTGTGGACACTCTCAATCATTTTAAGAAG ATTGTTCCGAATTTGGTGAGAATCCTGAAGAACTTGATACTCGCTGGATATTCCCCTGAACACGACGTCTCTGGCGTCTCTGATCCATTTCTGCAAGTGAAGATCCTTCGTCTGCTGAGAATTCTGGGGAGAAACGATGTCGATGCTTCTGAAGCAATGAACGACATTCTTGCCCAAGTGGCCACCAACACTGAGACAAGTAAAAACGTTGGAAACACTATTCTTTACGAGACTGTTCTATCCATCATGGACATCAAGAGTGAAAGTGGCCTCAGGGTTCTAGCTGTCAATATTCTTGGACGATTTTTGCTTAataacgataaaaatattcgttATGTTGCTCTCAATACACTTTTGAAAACTGTTTACGTAGATACTTCAGCTGTTCAGAGACATAGATCAACAATTTTG gAATGTTTGAAAGATCCAGATGTATCGATAAGAAGACGTGCGATGGAGTTGAGCTTCGCACTCGTAAATTCTAACAATATCCGAAACATGATTAAAGAACTTCTGCTGTTCCTGGAGAAAGCAGATCCAGAATTCAAAGCTCAGTGTAGTAGTAACATTGTAATGTCTGCTGAGAGATATTCGCCGAACAAACGCTGGCACCTGGAGACGCTTTTCAAAGTCCTCGTAGCT GCTGGAAATTACGTTCGTGACGACGTGGTAGCTTGCACCATCCAATTGATTTCTGAGACCCAGCCTCAACAGGGTTATGCAGTCAATGCACTATGGCATGCACTTGAACGAGACACATTCGATAAACAACCGTTGGCTCAGGTTGCCACGTGGTGCATCGGGGAGTACGGGGATCTTTTATTATATAGTCCACCTCCAGAGGATGTGGAGGCTCCAGTTAAT TTGACAGAGGACGATGTGATAGATGTGTATCAAAGGCTCCTCTGGAGTCCTCAGAACACCGTGGTCACCAAGCAGTACACTCTGCTATCTCTGACGAAACTCAGCACAAGATTCCAACGAGGAAATGA GAAAATACGCCAGATAATAGATACATTCGGTAGTAATCTGCACATTGAGCTGCAGCAGCGAGGAATCGAGTTCTCTCAATTATTCAGGAAATACGATCACTTGAGGCCAGCACTGCTGGAAAGAATGCCCCCAATGGAGACAGCTAGACCCCAGGCGAATGGTATAATTGGACTTGTGAATGGAGAACAAGACATCGAGGAGGACAAACCTGTCGAGACAGCTACCACTCCTGCTAGTGACTCCAGTGCACTTCTGGATCTTCTTGGATCGTCGGAATTGTCTGTACCAGCTTTGGTAACGTCTCCCGGGGCTGTGAATAATTCAACCGCTGGAAATAATGACCTCCTGGACTTGCTTGGGGGCCTGGATCTCTCGCCGCCTGCTGGGACCACGGGAAATGGAATTGAAGAGGTGGTAAGTCCTCTGGGAGTCATGGGAGGCAATGAAGGAATTTTTAGCCCAACTTCCACCGGCAATTTCTTGGTTGATGGATTACTTACTGCTCCTATTCAAAATG AAGTGCCAAGTGTATCAGTTTTGGATAAAGCTGGACTGAAAATCAACTTCAAAATGGAACGACCACTGGATACACCTGATCTTCTCGTTATCAACATGACTGCAGGCAATTCAACAGGAATTCCACTTACTGATTTTCGATTTGAAGCTGCAGTCCCTCGA ACATTCCAATTGCAAATGCTGCCACCCTCGAGCACTGTCATCTCACCCTCTGGACAAGTCACTCAAGTCCTAAAGGTCTCAAATATGAATTCG ggAAATCTACGAATGCGTCTTCGCATTTCGTACACCGGTGATTCGGGCCCAGTTCTCGAGCAGACGGAGGTTAACAACTTCCCAACCATTGGATCCCAGTGA
- the LOC135160667 gene encoding AP-1 complex subunit gamma-1 isoform X1, whose translation MWTYWDTDDWSVLPPQLNRRFNPAFNMASIRQALNEAVERVSTVRMPAPTRLRDLIRQIRAARTAAEERTVVNKECAYIRSTFREEDSVWRCRNIAKLLYIHMLGYPAHFGQLECLKLIASPRFTDKRIGYLGAMLLLDERQDVHLLITNCLKQDLNNSTQFIIGIALCTLGAIASPEMARDLASEVERLMKSPNAYIRKKAALCAFRIIRRVPELMEMFLPATRSLLSEKNHGVLITGVTLITEMCENSVDTLNHFKKIVPNLVRILKNLILAGYSPEHDVSGVSDPFLQVKILRLLRILGRNDVDASEAMNDILAQVATNTETSKNVGNTILYETVLSIMDIKSESGLRVLAVNILGRFLLNNDKNIRYVALNTLLKTVYVDTSAVQRHRSTILECLKDPDVSIRRRAMELSFALVNSNNIRNMIKELLLFLEKADPEFKAQCSSNIVMSAERYSPNKRWHLETLFKVLVAAGNYVRDDVVACTIQLISETQPQQGYAVNALWHALERDTFDKQPLAQVATWCIGEYGDLLLYSPPPEDVEAPVNLTEDDVIDVYQRLLWSPQNTVVTKQYTLLSLTKLSTRFQRGNDRTPRFYRKIRQIIDTFGSNLHIELQQRGIEFSQLFRKYDHLRPALLERMPPMETARPQANGIIGLVNGEQDIEEDKPVETATTPASDSSALLDLLGSSELSVPALVTSPGAVNNSTAGNNDLLDLLGGLDLSPPAGTTGNGIEEVVSPLGVMGGNEGIFSPTSTGNFLVDGLLTAPIQNEVPSVSVLDKAGLKINFKMERPLDTPDLLVINMTAGNSTGIPLTDFRFEAAVPRTFQLQMLPPSSTVISPSGQVTQVLKVSNMNSGNLRMRLRISYTGDSGPVLEQTEVNNFPTIGSQ comes from the exons ATGTGGACGTATTGGGATACCGACGACTGGAGTGTGTTGCCACCACAGCTCAATCGAAG GTTTAACCCAGCCTTTAACATGGCCTCAATAAGGCAGGCATTGAATGAGGCTGTTGAAAGAG TATCAACAGTGAGAATGCCAGCACCAACAAGGCTCAGGGATCTGATAAGGCAGATAAGGGCAGCTAGAACTGCTGCTGAAGAACGTACGGTTGTGAATAAAGAGTGTGCGTACATCAGATCGACATTTAGGGAGGAGGACAGCGTCTGGAGATGCCGAAATATTGCGAAATTACTGTATATTCATATGCTGGG tTATCCAGCACATTTTGGTCAACTGGAGTGTTTGAAACTCATAGCCTCACCCAGATTTACTGACAAACGTATAGGATATCTGGGGGCAATGTTATTGCTCGATGAGAGACAGGATGTTCATTTGTTAATCACCAATTGCCTGAAACA AGACTTGAATAATTCAACTCAATTTATAATTGGCATAGCTCTATGTACCCTGGGTGCAATAGCATCACCAGAAATGGCTCGTGATTTAGCATCTGAAGTCGAGAGACTCATGAAATCACCAAATGCATATATTCGTAAAAAGGCAGCATTGTGTGCATTTAGAATAATACGTCGTGTACCAGAACTCATGGAAATGTTTCTACCAGCAACTAGGAGCCTACTCTCTGAGAAAAATCATGGAGTCCTCATTACCGGTGTTACGTTAATTACGGAAATGTGTGAAAATAGTGTGGACACTCTCAATCATTTTAAGAAG ATTGTTCCGAATTTGGTGAGAATCCTGAAGAACTTGATACTCGCTGGATATTCCCCTGAACACGACGTCTCTGGCGTCTCTGATCCATTTCTGCAAGTGAAGATCCTTCGTCTGCTGAGAATTCTGGGGAGAAACGATGTCGATGCTTCTGAAGCAATGAACGACATTCTTGCCCAAGTGGCCACCAACACTGAGACAAGTAAAAACGTTGGAAACACTATTCTTTACGAGACTGTTCTATCCATCATGGACATCAAGAGTGAAAGTGGCCTCAGGGTTCTAGCTGTCAATATTCTTGGACGATTTTTGCTTAataacgataaaaatattcgttATGTTGCTCTCAATACACTTTTGAAAACTGTTTACGTAGATACTTCAGCTGTTCAGAGACATAGATCAACAATTTTG gAATGTTTGAAAGATCCAGATGTATCGATAAGAAGACGTGCGATGGAGTTGAGCTTCGCACTCGTAAATTCTAACAATATCCGAAACATGATTAAAGAACTTCTGCTGTTCCTGGAGAAAGCAGATCCAGAATTCAAAGCTCAGTGTAGTAGTAACATTGTAATGTCTGCTGAGAGATATTCGCCGAACAAACGCTGGCACCTGGAGACGCTTTTCAAAGTCCTCGTAGCT GCTGGAAATTACGTTCGTGACGACGTGGTAGCTTGCACCATCCAATTGATTTCTGAGACCCAGCCTCAACAGGGTTATGCAGTCAATGCACTATGGCATGCACTTGAACGAGACACATTCGATAAACAACCGTTGGCTCAGGTTGCCACGTGGTGCATCGGGGAGTACGGGGATCTTTTATTATATAGTCCACCTCCAGAGGATGTGGAGGCTCCAGTTAAT TTGACAGAGGACGATGTGATAGATGTGTATCAAAGGCTCCTCTGGAGTCCTCAGAACACCGTGGTCACCAAGCAGTACACTCTGCTATCTCTGACGAAACTCAGCACAAGATTCCAACGAGGAAATGA TAGGACGCCTCGATTTTACAGGAAAATACGCCAGATAATAGATACATTCGGTAGTAATCTGCACATTGAGCTGCAGCAGCGAGGAATCGAGTTCTCTCAATTATTCAGGAAATACGATCACTTGAGGCCAGCACTGCTGGAAAGAATGCCCCCAATGGAGACAGCTAGACCCCAGGCGAATGGTATAATTGGACTTGTGAATGGAGAACAAGACATCGAGGAGGACAAACCTGTCGAGACAGCTACCACTCCTGCTAGTGACTCCAGTGCACTTCTGGATCTTCTTGGATCGTCGGAATTGTCTGTACCAGCTTTGGTAACGTCTCCCGGGGCTGTGAATAATTCAACCGCTGGAAATAATGACCTCCTGGACTTGCTTGGGGGCCTGGATCTCTCGCCGCCTGCTGGGACCACGGGAAATGGAATTGAAGAGGTGGTAAGTCCTCTGGGAGTCATGGGAGGCAATGAAGGAATTTTTAGCCCAACTTCCACCGGCAATTTCTTGGTTGATGGATTACTTACTGCTCCTATTCAAAATG AAGTGCCAAGTGTATCAGTTTTGGATAAAGCTGGACTGAAAATCAACTTCAAAATGGAACGACCACTGGATACACCTGATCTTCTCGTTATCAACATGACTGCAGGCAATTCAACAGGAATTCCACTTACTGATTTTCGATTTGAAGCTGCAGTCCCTCGA ACATTCCAATTGCAAATGCTGCCACCCTCGAGCACTGTCATCTCACCCTCTGGACAAGTCACTCAAGTCCTAAAGGTCTCAAATATGAATTCG ggAAATCTACGAATGCGTCTTCGCATTTCGTACACCGGTGATTCGGGCCCAGTTCTCGAGCAGACGGAGGTTAACAACTTCCCAACCATTGGATCCCAGTGA
- the LOC135160667 gene encoding AP-1 complex subunit gamma-1 isoform X9 yields MWTYWDTDDWSVLPPQLNRRFNPAFNMASIRQALNEAVERVRMPAPTRLRDLIRQIRAARTAAEERTVVNKECAYIRSTFREEDSVWRCRNIAKLLYIHMLGYPAHFGQLECLKLIASPRFTDKRIGYLGAMLLLDERQDVHLLITNCLKQDLNNSTQFIIGIALCTLGAIASPEMARDLASEVERLMKSPNAYIRKKAALCAFRIIRRVPELMEMFLPATRSLLSEKNHGVLITGVTLITEMCENSVDTLNHFKKIVPNLVRILKNLILAGYSPEHDVSGVSDPFLQVKILRLLRILGRNDVDASEAMNDILAQVATNTETSKNVGNTILYETVLSIMDIKSESGLRVLAVNILGRFLLNNDKNIRYVALNTLLKTVYVDTSAVQRHRSTILECLKDPDVSIRRRAMELSFALVNSNNIRNMIKELLLFLEKADPEFKAQCSSNIVMSAERYSPNKRWHLETLFKVLVAAGNYVRDDVVACTIQLISETQPQQGYAVNALWHALERDTFDKQPLAQVATWCIGEYGDLLLYSPPPEDVEAPVNLTEDDVIDVYQRLLWSPQNTVVTKQYTLLSLTKLSTRFQRGNEKIRQIIDTFGSNLHIELQQRGIEFSQLFRKYDHLRPALLERMPPMETARPQANGIIGLVNGEQDIEEDKPVETATTPASDSSALLDLLGSSELSVPALVTSPGAVNNSTAGNNDLLDLLGGLDLSPPAGTTGNGIEEVVSPLGVMGGNEGIFSPTSTGNFLVDGLLTAPIQNEVPSVSVLDKAGLKINFKMERPLDTPDLLVINMTAGNSTGIPLTDFRFEAAVPRTFQLQMLPPSSTVISPSGQVTQVLKVSNMNSGNLRMRLRISYTGDSGPVLEQTEVNNFPTIGSQ; encoded by the exons ATGTGGACGTATTGGGATACCGACGACTGGAGTGTGTTGCCACCACAGCTCAATCGAAG GTTTAACCCAGCCTTTAACATGGCCTCAATAAGGCAGGCATTGAATGAGGCTGTTGAAAGAG TGAGAATGCCAGCACCAACAAGGCTCAGGGATCTGATAAGGCAGATAAGGGCAGCTAGAACTGCTGCTGAAGAACGTACGGTTGTGAATAAAGAGTGTGCGTACATCAGATCGACATTTAGGGAGGAGGACAGCGTCTGGAGATGCCGAAATATTGCGAAATTACTGTATATTCATATGCTGGG tTATCCAGCACATTTTGGTCAACTGGAGTGTTTGAAACTCATAGCCTCACCCAGATTTACTGACAAACGTATAGGATATCTGGGGGCAATGTTATTGCTCGATGAGAGACAGGATGTTCATTTGTTAATCACCAATTGCCTGAAACA AGACTTGAATAATTCAACTCAATTTATAATTGGCATAGCTCTATGTACCCTGGGTGCAATAGCATCACCAGAAATGGCTCGTGATTTAGCATCTGAAGTCGAGAGACTCATGAAATCACCAAATGCATATATTCGTAAAAAGGCAGCATTGTGTGCATTTAGAATAATACGTCGTGTACCAGAACTCATGGAAATGTTTCTACCAGCAACTAGGAGCCTACTCTCTGAGAAAAATCATGGAGTCCTCATTACCGGTGTTACGTTAATTACGGAAATGTGTGAAAATAGTGTGGACACTCTCAATCATTTTAAGAAG ATTGTTCCGAATTTGGTGAGAATCCTGAAGAACTTGATACTCGCTGGATATTCCCCTGAACACGACGTCTCTGGCGTCTCTGATCCATTTCTGCAAGTGAAGATCCTTCGTCTGCTGAGAATTCTGGGGAGAAACGATGTCGATGCTTCTGAAGCAATGAACGACATTCTTGCCCAAGTGGCCACCAACACTGAGACAAGTAAAAACGTTGGAAACACTATTCTTTACGAGACTGTTCTATCCATCATGGACATCAAGAGTGAAAGTGGCCTCAGGGTTCTAGCTGTCAATATTCTTGGACGATTTTTGCTTAataacgataaaaatattcgttATGTTGCTCTCAATACACTTTTGAAAACTGTTTACGTAGATACTTCAGCTGTTCAGAGACATAGATCAACAATTTTG gAATGTTTGAAAGATCCAGATGTATCGATAAGAAGACGTGCGATGGAGTTGAGCTTCGCACTCGTAAATTCTAACAATATCCGAAACATGATTAAAGAACTTCTGCTGTTCCTGGAGAAAGCAGATCCAGAATTCAAAGCTCAGTGTAGTAGTAACATTGTAATGTCTGCTGAGAGATATTCGCCGAACAAACGCTGGCACCTGGAGACGCTTTTCAAAGTCCTCGTAGCT GCTGGAAATTACGTTCGTGACGACGTGGTAGCTTGCACCATCCAATTGATTTCTGAGACCCAGCCTCAACAGGGTTATGCAGTCAATGCACTATGGCATGCACTTGAACGAGACACATTCGATAAACAACCGTTGGCTCAGGTTGCCACGTGGTGCATCGGGGAGTACGGGGATCTTTTATTATATAGTCCACCTCCAGAGGATGTGGAGGCTCCAGTTAAT TTGACAGAGGACGATGTGATAGATGTGTATCAAAGGCTCCTCTGGAGTCCTCAGAACACCGTGGTCACCAAGCAGTACACTCTGCTATCTCTGACGAAACTCAGCACAAGATTCCAACGAGGAAATGA GAAAATACGCCAGATAATAGATACATTCGGTAGTAATCTGCACATTGAGCTGCAGCAGCGAGGAATCGAGTTCTCTCAATTATTCAGGAAATACGATCACTTGAGGCCAGCACTGCTGGAAAGAATGCCCCCAATGGAGACAGCTAGACCCCAGGCGAATGGTATAATTGGACTTGTGAATGGAGAACAAGACATCGAGGAGGACAAACCTGTCGAGACAGCTACCACTCCTGCTAGTGACTCCAGTGCACTTCTGGATCTTCTTGGATCGTCGGAATTGTCTGTACCAGCTTTGGTAACGTCTCCCGGGGCTGTGAATAATTCAACCGCTGGAAATAATGACCTCCTGGACTTGCTTGGGGGCCTGGATCTCTCGCCGCCTGCTGGGACCACGGGAAATGGAATTGAAGAGGTGGTAAGTCCTCTGGGAGTCATGGGAGGCAATGAAGGAATTTTTAGCCCAACTTCCACCGGCAATTTCTTGGTTGATGGATTACTTACTGCTCCTATTCAAAATG AAGTGCCAAGTGTATCAGTTTTGGATAAAGCTGGACTGAAAATCAACTTCAAAATGGAACGACCACTGGATACACCTGATCTTCTCGTTATCAACATGACTGCAGGCAATTCAACAGGAATTCCACTTACTGATTTTCGATTTGAAGCTGCAGTCCCTCGA ACATTCCAATTGCAAATGCTGCCACCCTCGAGCACTGTCATCTCACCCTCTGGACAAGTCACTCAAGTCCTAAAGGTCTCAAATATGAATTCG ggAAATCTACGAATGCGTCTTCGCATTTCGTACACCGGTGATTCGGGCCCAGTTCTCGAGCAGACGGAGGTTAACAACTTCCCAACCATTGGATCCCAGTGA